CACAACGTGGCCAAGAGCGTTATCATCCTGGACGAGGCCCAGATGCTACCCAGGGAACTGCTCAAGCCCACCCTGGCGGCGCTCAAGGAGCTGACCGTGAACTACGGCTGCAGCGTGGTGCTCTGCACGGCCACCCAGCCCGCAGTGGCGGAACATTTCCCCGGCGGCGCGGACATCCGAGAGATCATGCGCGACCCCGGTCCGACGGAACTCTACGAGGCGTTCCGGCGGGTGCGGGTGGAACTGGCCGGGGAGATGGACGCCGCCGCCCTGGCCGAGGTCATGGGCGGACAGGAGCAGTGCCTGTGCGTGGTCAACAGGCGCGAGCACGCCCGGCTGCTGTTCGAGCGCATCCGCCACTTGCCCGGCGCGAATGGATCAGATTTCAAAGGATTATTGGTTGCATTCCATTCTGGACGGTTTCACTTTGTGTGAAGTACATAGCGTCTTGTTTTTGTCTGGTAGATGGCCTTCCTGGCCTGATGGCTAGGGATCACCACTCTGTTTCATTCAGTTTGAGGTGTGGAAATGCACGATAAGCCCATCGCTCGCCCAGGACAGTACTTATCAGCGCATCTAGTGAATGTCGCGCAGCTTGCCGGAGTTTTTGCGAGGGCGATTGGATTTCCGCTTGCGGGGCAACTCGTCGGTGGCGGACATGATGAAGGTAAGGTTTCGCAAACATTTCAGCACTACATTCGCTCCGCCGCTGGAATCACCGACCCTGAGGATGAGGAATACGTTGACGCCAAGGGATTTCGGGGGAAAATCGACCACTCCAGCGCTGGTGCCCAGAGATTATGGCAGGCCATCATGCAGGAGCGGGCCCCGGCGCAAAACGTCCTGTTCGCTCAAATGTTGGCCCTTTGCATCTGCTCGCATCACTCCGGCCTTATCGACTGCCTGGGGCCGTGGGGCGAGGATCTCTTCAAGAGACGCATGGAAAAGCCGTCCGAGCAGACGCATATCGAGGAAGCGCTCGAGGCCTTCGGCGACGGCTTCGGCGCGTCGGGTGAGCAGCTGCTGCCCGCGACCATGAAGGAGATGCGGGACCGCTTGGCCGCAATGCTCCGGCCGGAGCCGTCCGCATATTGCGATAAATGTTCCCTGCGACCCACGAAGGCGTGCCGCATCCACAACCCCCTGGCGTGGTTCTCCTTGGGGCTCGCGACGCGGATGCTGTTCAGTTGTTTGGTCGATGCCGACCACACCGACAGCGCAGACGCCGAGCACCCGGAAAATGCCGCCTTGCGTTCCCACGGCACTCCGCCTTGGCGGCGACTCGTCGAGCGGCTGGAAAAGCGGTTCATGGAATTTTCAGGTAACCGCGCCATCGACGCAATCCGTAGCGAAATATCGGCGCATTGCCTCGCCAGAGCCACCGGCTCCAAGGGCGTGTTCACACTCACCGTGCCTACCGGCGGCGGCAAGACATTGGCTGGTCTGCGATTCGCCTTGCACCACGCAGTGCATCACAGCATGTCGAGAATCATCAACGTCATCCCCTTCACGTCCATCATCGATCAGAACGCCCAGGTGGCGCGGGAAATCTTGGAATGCGGCGAGGAGTTCGGCCGCGTGGTGCTCGAACATCACTCCAACCTCACACCCGAAAAGGAAAGCCCCCGCACGAGGCTGGCCTCGGAGTGCTGGGACGCTCCGGTCATCTACACCACCATGGTGCAGTTCCTGGAAAGCCTGTTCCGGGGCGGCACACGCAACGCCAGGCGCATGCATCGGCTCGCCGGGGCGATCATTGTTTTCGATGAGATACAAACGCTGCCGGTGAACTGCGCGCACCTCTTCTGCAATGCGGTGAACTTTCTGGTTCGGGAATGCGGAGCCAGCGTCGTGCTCTGCACGGCCACGCAACCGCTTCTGGACAGGCTCGCCCGGCCCGAGTTGGGCGTGCTTTCCCTTGACCCACGGTGCGAACTGATGCCGCACCGGGATGCGTACTTCGACAAGCTGGAACGGACCGAGATTCTCGACGACACCAAGCCTGGCGGCTGGAGCGTCACGGAGATCGCCGATCTCGCCATCGGCGAACTGCGTCGGGCGGGTAGTTGCCTCGTGGTCGTCAACACCAAGCGCTGGGCGCGTGAGCTGTATGAGGAATGCGCCGCGCGAGGCATCGCCGAAGTGCGGCATCTAAGCACAGACATGTGCGCGGCGCACAGACTGTGCGTACTGGACGAGATGCGCGCGGAACTCAAAGCCGGGCGACCGGTGTTGTGCGTCAGCACCCAACTCATCGAGGCGGGGGTGGATGTCAGCTTCGGCGCGGCCATCCGCTTTGTGGCCGGACTGGATTCCATCGTCCAGACGGCTGGCCGCTGCAACCGCAACGGCGAAAGCAAGGATGGACGGCCCGGCCAGGTGCATGTGGTCAACCCGGATCGCGAGAATTTGAGCAGACTCAGGGAGATTCAGACTGGTCGCGAAATGACCTTGCGCGTTCTGGGCGACTTCCGAAAGGAGCCCGACTCGCTGGGCGGCTCGCTGCTGCACCCCAAGGCCATGGAGCGCTACTTCACGTATGCGTTTTTCGACCGTCGCGACGAAATGGCCTACCCGGTCTCCGCGGAAGATGCCGGGCATGGGGACACGCTGTTCAATCTGCTCTCGTGCAATCCGCTGAACCCCGGCAACATGCATGCACCGCTCGCTTTGCGCCAGTCCTTCGCCACTGCGGGCGAGATATTCACGGTCATCGACGCGCCCACCTGCGGTGTGCTCGTGCCCTACGGCGAAGGGAAGGATCTCATCGCCCAACTGTGCGGCGTTTTCCATCCGCAACAAGAGAAACCGCTGCTCCGACGCGCGCAACGTTACTCTGTCAACGTTTTTCCCAATGTGCTGAAGGGGCTCCAGGGAGCGCAGGCCTTGCACGAGACTCAAAAGGGAAGCGGTGTTTGGTATTTGGATGCCCAGCATTACAGCGGGCGATTCGGGCTTTCCGTCAACGAGGTCGAAGAAATGGCCGTGCATATTTGCTAGGGAGGTGCTTCGTGAATAACGGCATCACGTTTCGGCTCACCGGGCGCTACGCCTTGTTTACCGATCCGCTCACGCGCATCGGCGGGGAGAAGTGCTCGTACCACGTCCCCACGTATGAGGCCCTGAAGGGCGTCGTCAAATCCATCTACTGGAAACCGACGCTGATCTGGTTCATCGATAAGGTGCGGGTGCTGCGACCCATCCGCACCCAGACCAAAGGAACAAAGCCTCTCGGCTACGGCGGCGGCAACAGCCTCGCCATTTACACCTTCCTGGTCGATGTCGAGTACCAGGTCCAGGCGCATTTCGAATGGAACGAGCACCGCCCGGAGCTGGCCAACGACCGCAATGACGGCAAGCACTTCGGGATCGCCCGGCGCATGCTGGAGCGCGGCGGCAGGCAGGACATATTCCTGGGCACGCGCGACTGCCAGGGCTACGTGCAGCCCTGCGCCTTCGGCGAAGGCGAGGGGCACTACGACGGCCTCGACGAGCTCGCCTTCGGACTCATGTTCCACGGTTTCGACTACCCGGACGAGACCGGGGAACACATGTTGCGCAGCCGCTTTTGGCAGCCCGTCATGAAGCGCGGCGTCATCGAGTTCCCCCGCCCGGACGCCTGCCATGTCCGCAAGGAGGTACGCGCAATGAAGCCCAAGCAGTTTGAGCAGGGACGCAACTTCCGCCCGGTGGAAGAGGAGGAAATGCCGTGAGTTGGATGCAGACGCTCTATGAAACGCACAAGCCGCTCTCCTGCCTCCCTGTGACCGAGGGGGAGACGGGGACGTGCGTCCCGGAAAGCCACAGCACCGCGCGGGCGCACATCGAAATCGTCCTCGACACTGTGGGGCAATGCTCCCGCGCGAGTATCATCGACAAGACCGACGCCACGACGGTTATCCCCTGCACCGAGGCGTCGGCCACGCGCAGTGGGAAGAAACCTGTTCCCCATCCGCTCTGCGACGGTTTGCAATATCTCGCGGCGGACTTCCGCAAATACGGCGGCGTGGTCACCAGCGGCTTCGCCAAAGAGGATGACCAACCGCACAAGGACTACATGGAACAGTTGCGCAAGTGGGTTGCGGCGTCACCGCACCCCAAGACCGTGCGGATTCTCAAGTACCTCGAAGGCGGCACGGTGATCGCGGATCTGGTGCGGCAACACGTGCTCCCGCTCGACGTGGGCGGGAAGATCGCCTCGTCGAAAACGTCCGAGACGGCGGAGTGTCCGATTTGGGCCGTGCTCCCGGCGGGGCAGTCTGCGGACAAGGCCGTCGTGCGCTGGCGCGTGGAAATCCCAGGCGACCTAGCCTCCGGCGTGTGGGAGGACCAGAGCCTTCTGGACAATTGGTCGGCCTACTACCCCGCAACCATCGAAACCAAGGGACTGTGCATGGTGAACGGGGATGTCGTCGCCCTGAGCAGTCTGCACCCGGCGAAACTCCGCCACGCCGGCGACAAGGCCAAGCTCATCTCCTCCGACGACACCTCGGGCTTCACCTTTCGCGGGCGCTTCACCGACGGAACGCAGGCCTGCGGCGTGGGCTACGAGGTCAGCCAAAAGGCGCACAGCGCCCTGCGCTGGCTCATCGCCCGGCAGGGGTATCGCAACGATACGCAGGTCTTCGTCAGTTGGGCGGTATCCGGCAAGCCCACGCCTCCTCCCATTGAGGATTCCCACGACTGGCTGGATGAGCCCATCGACATGGACGA
The nucleotide sequence above comes from Desulfovibrio aminophilus DSM 12254. Encoded proteins:
- the cas8c gene encoding type I-C CRISPR-associated protein Cas8c/Csd1, producing MQTLYETHKPLSCLPVTEGETGTCVPESHSTARAHIEIVLDTVGQCSRASIIDKTDATTVIPCTEASATRSGKKPVPHPLCDGLQYLAADFRKYGGVVTSGFAKEDDQPHKDYMEQLRKWVAASPHPKTVRILKYLEGGTVIADLVRQHVLPLDVGGKIASSKTSETAECPIWAVLPAGQSADKAVVRWRVEIPGDLASGVWEDQSLLDNWSAYYPATIETKGLCMVNGDVVALSSLHPAKLRHAGDKAKLISSDDTSGFTFRGRFTDGTQACGVGYEVSQKAHSALRWLIARQGYRNDTQVFVSWAVSGKPTPPPIEDSHDWLDEPIDMDDAGAQAGPDHTRDAGQSFALRLNKYIAGYAATLDPTECIVVMGLDSATPGRMSIIYYRELLGSEFLERLKKWHADMAWPQRVSIKQKGKGKKKGAPVAPWRVCAPTPRNIAEAAYGLRLDDKLKRATVERLVPCIVDGREPPADLVESCVRRAANRPGFKEHWEWEQALGVACAMYKGRHARHAAAEQRRIYGMALEPERTSRDYLYGRLLAVAEHIEEIALRVAGEDRPTTAARLMQRFADHPCSTWRTIEMALQPYMQRLQGSRGGFLHNMRTLLDEVLCLFQGEDFQSEHRLTGEFLLGYHCQRQVWKKDRSNAAETEGEE
- a CDS encoding CRISPR-associated endonuclease Cas3''; protein product: MHDKPIARPGQYLSAHLVNVAQLAGVFARAIGFPLAGQLVGGGHDEGKVSQTFQHYIRSAAGITDPEDEEYVDAKGFRGKIDHSSAGAQRLWQAIMQERAPAQNVLFAQMLALCICSHHSGLIDCLGPWGEDLFKRRMEKPSEQTHIEEALEAFGDGFGASGEQLLPATMKEMRDRLAAMLRPEPSAYCDKCSLRPTKACRIHNPLAWFSLGLATRMLFSCLVDADHTDSADAEHPENAALRSHGTPPWRRLVERLEKRFMEFSGNRAIDAIRSEISAHCLARATGSKGVFTLTVPTGGGKTLAGLRFALHHAVHHSMSRIINVIPFTSIIDQNAQVAREILECGEEFGRVVLEHHSNLTPEKESPRTRLASECWDAPVIYTTMVQFLESLFRGGTRNARRMHRLAGAIIVFDEIQTLPVNCAHLFCNAVNFLVRECGASVVLCTATQPLLDRLARPELGVLSLDPRCELMPHRDAYFDKLERTEILDDTKPGGWSVTEIADLAIGELRRAGSCLVVVNTKRWARELYEECAARGIAEVRHLSTDMCAAHRLCVLDEMRAELKAGRPVLCVSTQLIEAGVDVSFGAAIRFVAGLDSIVQTAGRCNRNGESKDGRPGQVHVVNPDRENLSRLREIQTGREMTLRVLGDFRKEPDSLGGSLLHPKAMERYFTYAFFDRRDEMAYPVSAEDAGHGDTLFNLLSCNPLNPGNMHAPLALRQSFATAGEIFTVIDAPTCGVLVPYGEGKDLIAQLCGVFHPQQEKPLLRRAQRYSVNVFPNVLKGLQGAQALHETQKGSGVWYLDAQHYSGRFGLSVNEVEEMAVHIC
- the cas5c gene encoding type I-C CRISPR-associated protein Cas5c; this encodes MNNGITFRLTGRYALFTDPLTRIGGEKCSYHVPTYEALKGVVKSIYWKPTLIWFIDKVRVLRPIRTQTKGTKPLGYGGGNSLAIYTFLVDVEYQVQAHFEWNEHRPELANDRNDGKHFGIARRMLERGGRQDIFLGTRDCQGYVQPCAFGEGEGHYDGLDELAFGLMFHGFDYPDETGEHMLRSRFWQPVMKRGVIEFPRPDACHVRKEVRAMKPKQFEQGRNFRPVEEEEMP